A segment of the Streptomyces sp. ITFR-21 genome:
CGCCGCCGCACCGACCGTCCTGCGCTCCACCCGTGTGACCTCCTTGCGCCGCCCCACTGTGCCATAGCCTCCTGACCATGACTGATTCAACCCAAGGCCGAAGCGTCCGCGCCGCCGGCACCGAGGACGGCCGGCCCGTGGTGTGGCTGTCGGTGCCGCCGGCCGAGGTCGGCGGACTGCCGGACGCCTTCCGCTACGTGTTCTGGGACGGCGAGGGCGATTTCCCCACCGACCCGGCCGAAGCCGTCTTCTACGTCGTCCCCTACCTGCGCGGTCCGGCCGAGGGCGCCCGGCCGCTGCCGGGGATGCGCGACGTCCGCGTCGTGCAGACGCTGAGCGCCGGCGTCGACCACATCCTGCCCCGGCTGGACCGGCTCCCGCCCGGCGTCAGCCTGTGCAACGCCCGCGGCGTGCACGAGGCCAGCACCGCCGAGCTCGCCCTGACCCTGATCCTCGCCTCGCTGCGCGGCGTCCCCCGGTTCGTGCGCGGGCAGGACGACGAGAAGTGGCACGCCGGCTTCTACCCGGCGCTCGCCGACCGCACGGTGCTGATCGTCGGCCACGGCTCGATCGGCGCGGCCGTCGAGGACCGGCTGACCCCCTTCGAGTGCGAGGTGGTCCGGGTCGCCCGCACCGCCAGGACCGGTCCGTACGGCCCGGTGCACGCCATCAACGAGCTGCCGGGCCTGCTGCCCGCCGCCGACGTGGTGGTGCTGACCACCCCGCTCACCGAGCAGACCCGGGGCCTGGCCGGCGCCGCCTTCCTGGCCGCGATGAAGGACGGCG
Coding sequences within it:
- a CDS encoding 2-hydroxyacid dehydrogenase; this encodes MWLSVPPAEVGGLPDAFRYVFWDGEGDFPTDPAEAVFYVVPYLRGPAEGARPLPGMRDVRVVQTLSAGVDHILPRLDRLPPGVSLCNARGVHEASTAELALTLILASLRGVPRFVRGQDDEKWHAGFYPALADRTVLIVGHGSIGAAVEDRLTPFECEVVRVARTARTGPYGPVHAINELPGLLPAADVVVLTTPLTEQTRGLAGAAFLAAMKDGALLVNVARGPVVDTAALLAETGSGRLTAALDVTDPEPLPAGHPLWHAPGVLISPHVGGSTSAFMPRAQRLIRAQLTRFAAGEPLLNVVATSG